A window of Paraburkholderia bryophila contains these coding sequences:
- a CDS encoding cupin domain-containing protein has protein sequence MSTEFATQFSHIRPQDTSYEDQGLRDFFLYRDLGIAQATGGKVLAQLVKANHAPEQGTGWHRHEADFHIVIMLKGWARFMYGDKETLVAAGDCVHQAPGIVHYLFDYSEDMEYIEIVSPADFKSIDADGPCEVPAVKPWKSVAA, from the coding sequence ATGTCCACCGAATTCGCCACGCAGTTCAGCCACATCCGTCCGCAAGACACGTCCTACGAGGATCAGGGTCTTCGCGACTTTTTTCTCTACCGCGATTTAGGCATTGCACAGGCGACCGGCGGCAAGGTCCTCGCGCAACTCGTCAAGGCGAATCACGCACCAGAGCAAGGCACCGGCTGGCACCGTCATGAGGCCGATTTCCACATTGTGATCATGCTGAAGGGCTGGGCGCGCTTCATGTACGGCGACAAGGAGACGCTCGTCGCCGCCGGCGATTGCGTGCATCAGGCGCCGGGGATCGTCCACTATCTGTTCGATTACTCGGAGGATATGGAGTACATCGAGATCGTGTCGCCGGCGGATTTCAAATCGATCGACGCCGACGGTCCGTGCGAGGTGCCGGCCGTCAAGCCATGGAAGAGCGTCGCGGCTTAA
- a CDS encoding flavin reductase family protein, producing the protein MSHYFYNPATGHGLPHDPFKAIVAPRLIGWIASRDTEDTLNLAPYSFFGAFASFPPIIGFCSEGRKDSIANIEATGEFVWNLATKPLAEQMNRSSAPVPPHIDEFELAGLTAAPGRNVNVPHVAESPAALECKLLQVVRLHTLDGTPMDNYLSLGQVVGVHINEAYLKDGLFDTHAAQPIMRAGYRADYAEIGDMFQMFRPTA; encoded by the coding sequence ATGTCCCACTACTTCTACAACCCCGCCACTGGCCACGGCCTCCCGCACGATCCATTCAAAGCCATCGTCGCACCACGCCTGATCGGCTGGATCGCGTCACGCGATACAGAAGACACTCTAAACCTCGCCCCCTACAGCTTCTTCGGCGCCTTCGCGAGCTTCCCGCCGATCATCGGTTTCTGCAGCGAAGGCCGCAAAGACAGCATCGCCAACATCGAAGCCACGGGCGAATTCGTCTGGAACCTCGCGACCAAGCCGCTCGCCGAGCAGATGAACCGCTCATCCGCCCCTGTCCCGCCGCATATCGACGAATTCGAACTCGCCGGCCTCACCGCCGCGCCGGGCCGCAACGTGAACGTGCCGCACGTCGCCGAATCGCCGGCCGCGCTCGAATGCAAGCTGCTGCAAGTGGTACGTCTGCATACGCTCGACGGCACGCCGATGGACAACTATCTTTCGCTCGGCCAGGTGGTCGGTGTTCACATCAACGAGGCTTATCTGAAAGACGGTCTGTTCGACACGCACGCCGCGCAGCCGATCATGCGCGCGGGCTATCGCGCGGACTACGCGGAAATCGGCGACATGTTCCAGATGTTCCGCCCGACCGCATAG
- a CDS encoding helix-turn-helix transcriptional regulator, with the protein MDYAIKTPSQLRPILQGFRKSAGLTQAAVAELLGITQQSYAQLEANPAAASVERIFKVMRLLNVDLRLSQTLAAASSESASVATPKRQRSAPAVKKVRPVTAKKKKENW; encoded by the coding sequence ATGGATTACGCTATCAAAACGCCGAGTCAGCTCCGGCCCATCTTGCAGGGCTTTCGCAAGTCCGCGGGACTCACTCAAGCGGCGGTCGCCGAACTGTTAGGCATCACCCAGCAAAGCTACGCGCAACTGGAGGCCAATCCCGCAGCGGCCAGCGTCGAACGTATTTTTAAGGTCATGCGTCTGCTCAATGTGGATTTGCGATTAAGTCAAACGCTGGCCGCAGCGAGTAGCGAATCTGCGTCGGTTGCCACACCGAAACGTCAACGATCCGCCCCGGCGGTCAAGAAAGTCCGGCCAGTCACGGCCAAAAAGAAAAAGGAAAACTGGTAA
- a CDS encoding type II toxin-antitoxin system HipA family toxin: protein MMARRAQTQRLDIWMNGIPVGYWERARDGERLSYFDTWIGDEQGRPLSLSMPFTPGNQPYRGDLVSAFFDNLLPDNDAIRRRLAQRHRTGSTNAFDLLVALGRDCVGAIQLLPVDEKPTDLYGISGAPLSESEIAQLLRNATAAAPLGQYDDGADLRLSIAGAQEKTALLRRDGEWIYPTGSTPTTHIFKLPLGLVGNMQADMRTSIENEWLCAKIVAAYGLPVANCEVATFEDQKALVVERFDRRLSSDARWIVRLPQEDMCQATGRPSHLKYQADGGPGIAEIMDVLLGSENADQDRLQFFKTQLVFWLLAATDGHAKNFSIFHLPGGRYRSTPLYDVLSAHPIIGSGRNQIARQKAKMAMAVRDSTNHYLIDRIQGRHWIEQARQVGLGKVAAQEIIEEVVDATDGVISAVSKQVPPRFPDGLAESILSGLERQRDRLLAATVR, encoded by the coding sequence ATCATGGCGCGCCGCGCTCAGACGCAACGACTCGACATCTGGATGAACGGTATCCCCGTCGGCTATTGGGAAAGAGCGCGTGACGGTGAGCGTTTAAGTTATTTCGACACGTGGATCGGCGATGAACAGGGGCGCCCGCTGTCCTTGTCGATGCCATTCACACCCGGCAATCAGCCTTATCGGGGCGACCTGGTGAGCGCGTTCTTCGACAATCTGCTTCCAGACAACGATGCCATTCGGCGGCGGCTAGCTCAGCGACACCGTACAGGCAGCACGAATGCGTTCGATCTGCTGGTCGCGCTTGGCCGCGATTGCGTCGGCGCCATCCAGTTACTCCCGGTGGATGAAAAACCCACCGACCTTTACGGTATCTCCGGCGCGCCGCTCTCCGAGTCGGAGATCGCACAGCTTCTGCGCAATGCAACCGCTGCGGCCCCACTCGGCCAATACGACGATGGTGCGGATCTGCGCTTATCGATTGCCGGCGCGCAGGAGAAAACCGCATTGTTGCGCCGTGACGGGGAATGGATCTACCCGACAGGTAGCACGCCAACCACGCATATCTTCAAGCTGCCACTCGGGCTGGTTGGGAATATGCAAGCGGACATGCGCACATCGATTGAGAACGAGTGGTTGTGCGCCAAAATCGTCGCGGCTTATGGACTGCCTGTGGCGAATTGCGAAGTGGCTACATTCGAGGATCAGAAAGCACTCGTCGTCGAACGCTTTGATCGCAGGCTATCGAGCGACGCTCGCTGGATCGTGCGTCTTCCGCAGGAGGACATGTGCCAGGCTACCGGGCGACCGTCGCATCTGAAGTATCAGGCCGATGGCGGCCCTGGCATCGCCGAGATCATGGACGTCTTGCTCGGTTCAGAGAATGCCGATCAGGATCGGCTGCAATTTTTCAAGACGCAATTGGTGTTCTGGCTACTCGCGGCGACGGACGGGCACGCGAAGAACTTCAGCATTTTTCATTTGCCGGGCGGGCGGTATCGGTCAACACCGCTTTACGACGTGCTATCCGCGCATCCGATCATCGGTTCGGGAAGGAATCAGATTGCCCGTCAGAAGGCCAAAATGGCAATGGCGGTTCGTGACAGCACGAATCACTATCTGATCGACAGGATTCAAGGGCGGCATTGGATTGAACAGGCTCGGCAAGTTGGGTTAGGGAAGGTGGCTGCGCAGGAGATCATTGAGGAAGTGGTTGATGCGACTGATGGGGTGATCAGTGCGGTGAGTAAGCAAGTGCCTCCGCGTTTTCCAGATGGACTCGCGGAGTCGATTCTGAGCGGGCTTGAGAGGCAACGGGATAGATTGCTGGCTGCGACGGTTCGGTAA
- a CDS encoding IS5 family transposase — protein MTQLGLGLDLSTKRTRKREFLDEMHRVVPWSRLIALIEPHYPAGKTGRPPFPIATMLQIHFMQQWFGLSDPAMEEALYDVPLYRDFAGLDGGMTRLPDESTILRFRHLLETHGLAVQMLALVNEILVGKGLMLKTGSVVDATLISAPSSTKNDSGTRDPEMHQTKKGNQWYFGMKAHIGVDAESGLVHTVIGTAANVHDINAAEALLHGDETDVYADAGYQGIEKRCEADAVRWHVAMRPGRRRQLDLRDRLDAIYDQIERLKAGIRAKVEHPFRVLKRQFGYTKTRYRGLMKNTAQIMTLFALGNLWMARKALRKT, from the coding sequence ATGACGCAATTAGGTCTTGGTCTGGATCTGTCAACGAAGCGTACGCGCAAACGGGAATTTCTCGATGAGATGCACCGAGTGGTACCGTGGTCAAGATTGATTGCGCTAATCGAGCCGCACTATCCCGCTGGTAAAACTGGACGGCCGCCGTTCCCGATCGCGACGATGCTGCAGATTCATTTTATGCAGCAGTGGTTTGGTCTGTCGGACCCTGCGATGGAAGAAGCGCTATATGACGTGCCGCTGTATCGCGACTTCGCGGGGCTAGACGGTGGCATGACGCGCTTGCCGGACGAGAGCACGATTCTGCGGTTCCGTCACCTGCTCGAAACTCACGGACTGGCGGTGCAAATGCTCGCGCTGGTCAACGAAATCCTGGTGGGGAAAGGCTTGATGCTCAAAACCGGTTCGGTGGTCGACGCCACTTTGATTTCGGCGCCCAGTTCGACGAAGAACGACTCCGGCACACGAGACCCGGAAATGCACCAGACGAAGAAGGGCAATCAATGGTACTTCGGGATGAAAGCGCATATCGGCGTGGACGCGGAGTCGGGCCTGGTTCACACGGTCATCGGCACGGCGGCGAACGTTCACGACATCAATGCAGCCGAAGCGTTGCTGCACGGCGATGAAACGGATGTGTACGCTGATGCAGGATATCAGGGCATCGAAAAGCGTTGCGAGGCTGACGCAGTGCGCTGGCATGTCGCGATGAGACCAGGCAGGCGCAGACAACTGGACTTACGTGATCGTCTGGACGCGATATACGATCAGATCGAACGCCTGAAGGCTGGCATCCGCGCCAAGGTCGAACATCCATTCCGAGTCCTCAAGCGGCAGTTTGGCTACACGAAGACCCGGTATCGTGGTTTGATGAAAAACACTGCCCAGATCATGACGCTGTTTGCTCTAGGCAATCTGTGGATGGCGCGCAAAGCTTTGCGAAAAACCTGA
- a CDS encoding glutathione S-transferase family protein → MANTTLTISSKNYSSWSLRGWLLTRFSGLPFDEIVMPIDDPAARAELLLLSPSILVPCLVHDGIKVWDTLAIAEYLNELKPEAALLPKDIRARAHCRSICGEMHSGFGSLRSALPMNLKAHFPGFKVWARAQSDIDRIVTIWSDCLKQYGGPFLFGERSAADAMYAPVVTRFVTYDVKLDPEIVDYGQRIMALPEMQAWIADAQQEVEEIDELDVEF, encoded by the coding sequence ATGGCGAATACCACGCTCACTATCAGCAGCAAGAACTATTCGTCGTGGTCGTTGCGCGGCTGGCTGCTGACGCGCTTCAGCGGCCTGCCGTTCGACGAGATCGTGATGCCGATCGACGACCCGGCGGCGCGCGCCGAATTGCTGCTGCTGTCGCCGTCGATTCTGGTGCCGTGCCTCGTTCACGATGGCATCAAGGTGTGGGACACACTGGCTATCGCGGAGTATCTGAACGAGTTGAAGCCGGAAGCGGCGCTGCTGCCGAAAGACATTCGCGCGCGGGCGCATTGCCGTTCGATTTGCGGCGAGATGCATTCGGGTTTCGGTTCGCTGCGCTCGGCGCTGCCGATGAACCTGAAAGCGCATTTTCCGGGCTTCAAGGTATGGGCGCGCGCGCAGTCGGATATCGACCGGATCGTGACGATCTGGAGCGACTGCCTGAAGCAGTACGGCGGCCCGTTTCTGTTCGGCGAGCGCAGCGCGGCGGACGCGATGTACGCGCCCGTGGTCACGCGTTTCGTGACTTACGACGTCAAGCTCGATCCGGAGATCGTCGACTACGGGCAGCGGATCATGGCGCTGCCCGAGATGCAGGCGTGGATTGCCGACGCGCAGCAGGAAGTGGAAGAGATCGACGAACTGGACGTCGAGTTTTAA
- a CDS encoding methyl-accepting chemotaxis protein translates to MEFLSLRRASVGARLAVLSCVLVALIFAAFTWALTRTAGKQVSDQVLDRIADRDRSIAAMITLFDKALSAEVDRSMSLFASFLPTGYTLDDTQKVDIGGVATPTIKAGDKVLNMDFTIPDQFLERSGAVATVFARSGDDFVRVTTSLKKQDGSRAIGTLLDRKAPAYALILANKSYTGLAALFGKRLITQYRPIADATGRVIGALFVGVNVDKQIQSVEDDIRNLKIGDSGYYFVLNASKGADRGKLIVHPAAAGQSADNANAPYQQMLDMKDGQLEYRSADATLGERDARDKFVSFVTVPEWQWLVGGVAPRDEVMADVTTTRNTFLVLGFVLVGAFAVVFLIAVRRMVSRPLAEAAKASERFASGDLSVRVAQGGNARADEIGRLMQSIDGIGEGLARIVSQVRNASAGMSQGTEKIATGSGNIAARIATQASSLEETAASMEQITSTVQQNADHAAQANTLVTRAAEAALEGGRAVERVVSTMGEISRSSQKIAEITTVIEGIAFQTNILALNAAVEAARAGEHGKGFAVVASEVRALAQRSAASVKEIESLIATSAATVRSGFKIAEEASSTMQGIVQQVGQVRAIMGEISVASREQSGGIEQVNLAVTQIGEATQQNATIVGEAELAAAELRDQAARLAQVVSVFKLESGRD, encoded by the coding sequence ATGGAATTCCTCTCTTTGCGCCGCGCCAGCGTCGGCGCCCGGCTTGCCGTTCTCTCGTGCGTACTGGTGGCGCTGATATTCGCCGCCTTCACCTGGGCGCTCACCCGCACGGCCGGCAAACAGGTTAGCGATCAGGTGCTCGACCGCATCGCCGATCGGGACCGCTCGATCGCCGCGATGATCACGCTATTCGACAAGGCGCTGTCGGCCGAAGTCGACCGGTCGATGTCGCTGTTCGCCAGCTTCCTGCCAACCGGCTATACGCTCGACGACACCCAGAAGGTCGACATTGGCGGCGTCGCGACCCCGACCATCAAGGCCGGCGACAAGGTCCTCAACATGGACTTCACGATCCCCGACCAGTTTCTCGAGCGCAGCGGCGCAGTGGCCACCGTGTTCGCGCGCAGCGGCGACGACTTCGTGCGCGTGACGACGTCGCTGAAGAAACAGGACGGTTCGCGCGCCATCGGCACGTTGCTCGACCGCAAAGCGCCGGCGTATGCGCTGATCCTCGCGAACAAGTCCTATACTGGACTGGCCGCGCTGTTCGGCAAACGTTTGATCACCCAATACCGGCCGATCGCCGACGCAACCGGCCGCGTGATCGGCGCGCTGTTCGTCGGCGTGAACGTGGACAAACAGATCCAGTCGGTCGAAGACGATATCCGCAATCTGAAGATCGGCGACAGCGGCTACTACTTCGTGCTGAACGCGTCGAAGGGCGCGGATCGCGGCAAGCTGATCGTGCATCCGGCCGCGGCCGGCCAGAGCGCAGACAACGCGAACGCGCCGTATCAGCAGATGCTCGACATGAAGGACGGCCAGCTCGAGTACCGCTCGGCCGACGCCACGCTCGGCGAGCGCGACGCACGCGACAAGTTCGTCTCGTTCGTCACGGTGCCGGAATGGCAATGGCTGGTCGGCGGCGTCGCGCCGCGTGACGAAGTGATGGCCGACGTCACCACGACCCGCAACACGTTCCTGGTGCTCGGCTTCGTGCTGGTCGGCGCGTTCGCGGTGGTCTTCCTGATCGCGGTGCGGCGCATGGTGAGCCGTCCGCTCGCCGAAGCGGCCAAAGCGTCCGAACGCTTCGCCTCAGGCGATCTGAGCGTGCGCGTGGCCCAGGGCGGCAACGCCCGCGCCGACGAAATCGGCCGCCTGATGCAATCGATCGACGGCATTGGCGAAGGGCTCGCGCGCATCGTTTCGCAAGTGCGCAACGCGTCGGCGGGTATGTCGCAGGGTACGGAAAAGATCGCTACCGGCAGCGGCAATATCGCCGCGCGGATCGCCACCCAGGCGAGCAGCCTCGAAGAAACGGCGGCCAGCATGGAGCAGATCACGTCGACCGTGCAGCAGAACGCCGACCATGCGGCGCAAGCCAACACGCTCGTTACGCGCGCGGCCGAGGCGGCGCTCGAAGGCGGCCGCGCCGTGGAACGCGTGGTGTCGACCATGGGCGAGATCAGCCGCTCGTCGCAGAAAATCGCCGAGATCACCACGGTGATCGAAGGCATCGCGTTCCAGACCAATATCCTCGCGTTGAACGCCGCCGTGGAAGCCGCGCGGGCGGGCGAGCACGGCAAGGGCTTCGCGGTGGTGGCGTCGGAGGTGCGCGCGCTGGCGCAACGCAGCGCGGCCTCAGTGAAGGAGATCGAGAGTTTGATCGCGACCTCGGCGGCGACCGTGCGCAGCGGTTTCAAGATCGCCGAAGAAGCCAGTTCGACGATGCAGGGCATCGTGCAGCAAGTCGGCCAGGTGCGCGCGATCATGGGCGAAATCAGCGTCGCGTCGCGCGAGCAATCGGGCGGCATCGAGCAGGTCAATCTCGCCGTGACGCAGATCGGCGAGGCGACCCAGCAGAATGCGACGATCGTCGGCGAAGCGGAACTCGCGGCGGCCGAATTGCGCGATCAGGCCGCGCGGCTTGCGCAGGTGGTGAGTGTGTTCAAGCTGGAAAGCGGCCGCGATTGA
- a CDS encoding polyhydroxyalkanoate depolymerase, translating into MNLFAYPTYQAFADMMLPMRHSAALMIHSLDAWPAFGETSHGRSMRAACELMTLAGLTPVRPPFGIDSVVTEGKPVAIVEEVAAHTPFCSLLHFRKDTTLSTPQPRVLVIAPMSGHFATLLRGTVRTMLAEHDVYITDWHNPRDVPLSEGRFGFDEYVRHVIDFTETIGPGAHLLAVCQPTVAALSAVALMAADDHPAQPASMTLMAGPLDTRINPTRVNELAKSKPLEWFEKNLISAVPFGFAGAQRRVYPGFMQLTAFMSMNLGRHLDSFETMYYERAKGDPAKADTIHTFYEEYFATMDLTADFYLETVDTVFQRHALPLHELEVAGRLVEPSKIRRTALLTVEGEKDDICAVGQTLAAQDMCDKLRPYLKTHHVQTGVGHYGVFNGHRWERQIYPRVRAVIYDNEPRAVLVSSKARTIQPVSVPAATAAEVIAAAPVAAAVVDVSVATRRVGGGGSA; encoded by the coding sequence ATGAACCTGTTCGCATATCCCACATACCAGGCCTTTGCCGACATGATGCTGCCGATGCGGCATAGCGCGGCCCTGATGATTCACTCGCTCGACGCATGGCCCGCGTTCGGTGAAACATCGCACGGACGTTCGATGCGAGCGGCCTGCGAGTTGATGACGCTGGCCGGACTGACGCCCGTGCGGCCGCCGTTCGGCATCGACAGTGTGGTGACGGAAGGCAAACCGGTGGCGATCGTCGAAGAGGTCGCCGCGCACACGCCGTTTTGTTCGCTGCTGCATTTTCGCAAGGACACCACGCTCTCGACGCCGCAACCGCGCGTGCTGGTGATCGCGCCGATGTCGGGCCACTTCGCGACGCTGTTGCGCGGCACCGTGCGCACCATGCTGGCCGAACACGACGTCTATATCACCGACTGGCACAACCCGCGCGATGTGCCGCTGAGCGAAGGCCGCTTCGGCTTCGACGAATACGTGCGGCACGTGATCGACTTTACGGAGACGATCGGCCCCGGCGCGCATCTGCTGGCTGTGTGCCAGCCGACCGTTGCCGCGCTGTCGGCGGTCGCGCTGATGGCCGCCGACGATCATCCCGCGCAGCCGGCCAGCATGACGCTGATGGCCGGTCCGCTCGATACGCGCATCAACCCGACGCGCGTCAACGAACTGGCCAAAAGCAAACCGCTCGAATGGTTCGAGAAGAACCTGATCAGCGCGGTGCCGTTCGGTTTCGCGGGCGCGCAGCGGCGCGTATATCCGGGCTTCATGCAGTTGACCGCGTTCATGTCGATGAATCTCGGCCGGCATCTCGACTCGTTCGAGACGATGTATTACGAGCGCGCGAAAGGCGATCCGGCGAAGGCCGACACGATTCACACCTTCTACGAAGAGTATTTCGCGACGATGGACCTCACCGCCGATTTCTATCTGGAGACCGTCGATACGGTTTTTCAGCGGCATGCGTTGCCGTTGCATGAACTTGAGGTGGCGGGACGTCTCGTGGAGCCGTCGAAGATTCGTCGCACCGCGTTGCTGACCGTTGAGGGGGAAAAGGACGATATCTGCGCGGTCGGGCAAACGCTCGCCGCGCAGGATATGTGCGACAAGTTACGGCCGTATCTGAAGACGCATCATGTGCAGACCGGCGTGGGGCATTACGGTGTGTTCAATGGGCATCGCTGGGAGCGGCAGATTTATCCGCGCGTGCGGGCCGTGATTTACGACAACGAGCCGCGCGCGGTGCTGGTGAGTTCGAAGGCGCGGACGATTCAGCCGGTGTCAGTGCCGGCGGCCACCGCGGCCGAGGTGATCGCTGCGGCGCCGGTTGCGGCGGCGGTGGTGGATGTGTCGGTGGCTACCCGCCGCGTGGGTGGCGGCGGCTCGGCTTAA